The Clupea harengus chromosome 5, Ch_v2.0.2, whole genome shotgun sequence genomic sequence TAAATCTGGGCTAACACTGCAGTGGAAGAGTGCCTACATTAGGATTTCATAACGCCTTCATAAGCACATAATAACATCTTGACGGAACTGAATATTTCAAGTTTGGAAAGACATGCTCATTTGATTCTATCAATCTTTAAAAAGCAATACAATTTTTCAAGTGTTGATACTCTTACCAACATTGGATCGGACAATAAATGAACAAAGGGTTGGAGTGACAAAAATGGTCAGAAGTATGTTTGCCGCAAGAGACAGGCTACCTGAATTACATGTGGGGAATTGAGAGGAATTGGATTAGATGTGTGGAATTGAGTAGAATTACATTAGATGTGTAGAATGGAGTCAAATTAGATTAAGTGCTTGGCTGGAAAACGGCCTTTGCTCCGATGATGAAggaaactgaaaactgaaactttaaagttgaATTTGACATTCAGCTCTCACATTATGACTGGAAAGGTGTGAAGAACAGTTTTATTTGACTGCCTAATATGCACTTTATAACAAAGTACAATTATCATGTCAAAAATCTCATCTGGTTCTGAAGTACAATAACACAGTACctaaaagaaagtgagaaatgtgtCCATGTTGTCTTGCTCTGTCCACATACAGAAgcagcgagatagagagagagagagagagagagagagagagagagagagagagagagatggccatTCCTACACTGCTCCAGAAGACTGTAGtcctgctgctctctctggcTGTTGCTACCTCTGCAGTTCATCTGACAGGTATAAACTACATCACTGCTAGCACTCATAACTCAACAGGATATCAAAACACCTGATGTAGCACCTGCAAATGTAGCAAATAATTAGGGTAAAAAGAAGCACTGATGCTATAAGTGTTTGAAGTGGTAAAAGTATGCAAAAAGttaaagtttgtttgtttcatttcatgctGTAAGGGGGAGGCGGGAACGGAGTGGTTTTGTGTTTGACAAACTGCTCAGGAGCTCAAAAAGAGGCAACAACATTTTACAATACGAGTTTTTACTGTGAAAACAGGCATGCCCTTAAGATACTGTTGTATAGGTAACCTGGCCTTGGAGGCCCCGACCTTCCAGTCATCTACCTATGGTGGCTTTGCACAGCATGCTGTTGATGGGAGGAAAGACACCACATTCGATTATGGATCTtgcacccacaccaacacacagaccaaTCCCTGGTGGCGCGTCGACCTGTCCCGCCCCTACAACATCACCATGGTAACCATCACTAACCGCGGGGACTGCTGCGAACAGCGCATCAATGGCGCCCAAATCCGCATCGGCAACAGCCTGGAGAACGATGGCAACAACAACACGCTGTAAGACAGTCAGAGCCCTCACAACGTCTGGTTTTTGATTTTCAGGAAATATCTGTTtttcatgtatgtgtgatgcgttcctctgcgtctgtgtgtgtgtgtgtgtgtgtgtgtgtgtgtgtgtgtgtgtgtgtatgtgaactgaTCACCCTTCCAAAGAGCTAGTCTGGTCGAGTCCATTGGAAGAGGGCAGCCTAAGTCATTCAGGTTCGACCCTCTGGAAGGCCGATATGTCAACATCTTCCTGCCGGGCAAACACAAAATACTGACATTGTGTGAGGTGAACGTGTTTGCTGGTGATGAAGGTACCTGTCACCTGTCTTGCTGCAATCTCAAACTTGTTAGGATATTCGTTTTCCTTCACTGTTCATCAGTACACCTTTGCAGTAATCTTTAGCTTTAGAACCATTTAAAGTCGAACATGCTTTAGATAATTTAGAAATGAAACAACATCTTGGAGCAGAAATATGAataacacatactgtacttttcCTGGACAGAGGACCTTGCTGTGCTGCGCCAGGCCACCCAGTCGTCTACATACGCTACTTCTAGCTTCTCTAAGTTTGCTGTGGATGGAGACAGAAATCCCAACTACCACAGCAAAGGATGTGCTCACAGTACCAGAGAGGACAACCCTTGGTGGAGAGTGGATCTCCTGAAGAGCTATGAGATCACCAGGGTGACCATCACCAACCGTCGTGACTGCTGTTCAGACCGTATCCGAGGAGCTGAAATCCATATCGGTGACAGCCTGgataaccatggcaacagcaacACACTGTAAGCCACCTGAGAGAGCCTATAGGCAACCATCATATTGACAAATGCCTCATGTCAGCACCTGCTCTTTCTGTTACGAGTATTtatgcaaatgggccttgtgcCTTTTGCATTGGTGCATGAAGGGTAAATAGTGCACCTGTATTAATTCAGGAGATTCATGGGGAGAGACCGGGGTTTTAGAAAATGACGCTAGCAGTCATACAGTTTTCAATCAATTCATTGGCTTTAAATGATAGACCATGATGAATTGAAAACAATCACTTATTGGAACCAGCAATCAATTTGACTCAAATCAATTgaattttattcatatagcgccaaaacaatacaattgtctcaagacgctttacagagcccagggcctgaataATAAGCCATCATCATTTAACGTTTGTTCACTTGGAATCTATCAAGACTCCTGAGGTGTCTAGGAAGTGACTTACTGcaaagctccacacacactaacgaacCACAGCCAACAAAatgctctccccatctcccatcAAGCCTTTATTGTTGGTCTCTAACTGCTCATTTCCTGTTCCAGGGCTGCAGTAGTTCAGTCCATTCCACCAGGAGCAACAAAATCATTTGACTTCAAGCCTACTAGAGGGCACTATGTGAATGTGTTCTTACCTGGAAAAGAGACGTATCTCCAGCTCTGCGAAGTGGAGGTGTATGCCATAGTGGGTATGAGACATTGACTATTTCCTTTGATAGTGTCACTGACCCCATGTGGCATTCATGatgtcatttatgtgtgtgttcattgactGTGCTGCTGTAGGAGCATGTGTGAAAGATTAAAGGGCCGGTGTGATGTCATCTGCAGATAGGAATGTTGCCCCAAAAGGAAGAGCGACGCAGTCCAGCCTTATCCTGGGTGAGATGTCCAGTTTCGGTCATGCTCTGAACGCCATCGACGGTAACCCAAACCCAGACCTGAGAAAGGGATCCTGCTCGATGACAGATCGTGAGACTGACCCCTGGTGGCGGGTGGACCTGCATGAGAGATACAGGGTCTCTTCTGTGACCCTGACCAACCCAAAGACCGGCTCGCCTAAAGGCCTGAATGGTGTCCACATTCGCATCGGAGATTCAACCAACGCCAAAGAAAATCCTCTGTGAGTTATATATGTCTATacatgtcttgacatgtgaTTAAATAGTGAAATTGAAAGTTAAAACGATGGGGTATGTGCAAATTAGACTTACTTCCAAAGGGTCTTTTGGCACATCTGCATGAAgtatttaaatgtttaataattagATAAAGTGATTACAGTGGCTGGTTATGAATATGTGGAGTGTTTGTTGTAATAAAACTAAGTATGaaagcaccatgagtgtgatGGGTGAGTACTTtcgtgttgatgttgttgttgttgttgattttgGTGTTGCTTTATCTCATCCTAGGTGTGCCAAAGTGACGTTCGTGCCTCTTGGCGAGACGGTGCGTTTTGACTGCACAGAAGCTAAGGAGGGTCAGTTTGTGACTGTGGTCCTACTGGGACAGGGGCGATCCCTCAGTCTGTGTGAGGTGGAGGTGTTTGGAACTCCAGTCACCACTTATGAGAGTAATAGAGACACATAAATATCACTTGTGAGACTTTTTTGATTACCTTGAAGAAAAGGTGCTTAAATGATTTAAGAGTATTATGCTAATCATAACATTTTTCGCAACTGCAAATTGAAGTCAAAGCATCTTCCTGCCGATTCTACGTAGCATTAACAACACCAAGGTTCAATTTCCTCATCCAGAAACCAAAAtgctcctccagtgtgtgtatgtggtttggTGCTAGCATTATTTGATTTACTTGTGGAGATGCTACCGATAAGGCTAACTATATACTTACTATGGAACAGGAAAAGGTGGACTATGACGACAGCTTGTATAACCAGTAAGAATAAAGATCAACTTCATGAAAAATATACCGCCTCAATCACTTTTCTCTTGCAAGTTGATATAttaagacacatgcacacatatacagagttATAGTGGGCATCAACCATCTTTTTAAACCTTTAAAACAGCTTCTGTGacccagtgttaatttcgttgacgaaaactatgacgaaaaatatgtgttaacgacctttttccaatgactaagacgagactaaaacgtgacgaaaacggatctttgaaaataaaaactatgactaaatctattttaactttcgttgacgagacgagacgaaaatgttggtggttgactaagtcacaattttttttatataaacttgtatgcacatcattggttgaatgttgcctggtcctgtatctatccctcctccactaccTGAGatgctgtcgctacacgatggtagtcctttgggggatagtagtccctcacattgcgcatgcgtcattttgcgacactgtcgactgctgtcgacagcgaagccgcgcgcgcatgcgtcacaacgacagatccgttttcaatcatggagaaaagcgacgaaagccagttttttgaaaacatgaccatttatttaaaaacaaagaagatgttgtcacagtggacaaaacagatgaggtggaggatcaaaaagtctctccccagtttcgtttcatatgttgacgtagagccttatgctgttagctgtttacaacataattaaatataacattaaatatacccacattatgcgttaagacaagccccatatgttgatgttgagccttatgccgtaaaccgtttgtgtctgagcatgcgcaatgtgagggactactatcccccaaaggactaccatcgtgtagcgacagatgcccccagacatgcaagtgatgccctaacaaacgttatatGATGGCtattcaagcactcggtactgaaaaaaaaaaagaatagatacctggacagtctttaattacaacttgacagaaaataaaacacaatgcaccgcaataacgggagagaaaccttgtggcttcaaaataggtgggaagaacacaacaagaggcacctgaaagcgcacaagacaaccctgaaatttatgccaaggtaaattagctagtaactatcaatgataattagcttatgttaactagttattagaatatattagccaacgttaagttaacttcaaaggggcagtcgagtgtataggttgtgtcagcttggataactagctaataattttcgattgaaacctcccggtAGCCTTGGAAAATGATATCCAAAacctttagctagctaacgttggctaactatgaggtagcatagctaagttatactagctatcgatagctagccaGTAAACttattgcagaatggactataggacaggccacgcatgacattaatcaagaacaaataaatgaatatgtgattggtttacctatccttgtctatttatgcaattgttattatcattggcaccactttcaactctcaaaactatctgtctagctaaatctgttggttatcagattgcatagcaattcatatggaggatatgtggatGATTTATATCCAAGGTCAGGTAGGCAcagtagttgtattgtgctatcacatcattttaatcttcaaaatctagacttgatattctcttatattttaatgataatactattaattaagtattgccttaaaaatgattatttacattgaattaattggaattcatcTGTAGgcactaggagatctgtatcttagagactaattgcatccacaatttaTGTACTGCAAGCTtcactattatgcagttgtagacacaacacaaggggtccctgggcctaagaagggaaggaaaggagtttaatgtggctataagatggacttttaaatgtgactaaaactagactcaaatgtaatgagacttcgtcgactaaaactagactaaaatgttctgagttttcgtcgatgAAAACTAGACttaaactaaggaggataaaaattactaaatgtgactaaaactaacgTGCATTTttgtctaaagactaagactaaatctaaaatagctgccaaaattaacactgctgtgACCATCAAACGTCGGCAAGCATAATCTCCAAAAttgtaatcttatcatggtaacaagggaaaggtccccacactggtatTACTCAGACATccggggtcaggaagcaaactgaggtgtgagtgactaaAACCAATTATAGTTtgggaatgggggtaggccattgagaaccatctcaggcagTTAGTCAGAGAAAACTGATTATCAGACAGAACAAAGAAAaagttgccagacctgtttgcactAGAAGCCCAGCTCATTGACATtaaaagcctaggaggtgtcgTAAACAGTATACatggctagagttggagatgcttgttgtcCAGATCTGCACTGCTGAATCCATAATATGTTCCAcatgcttcgttactgcactttactggaataatgagtgattgctgcatcaaccacctGACAAACATCCTTTTTCCTAAAGCATAGTCATCATTCTAAGCCTTTTTATcgaattcagcaaattgctgtAGTCCATGGTGTAGCTTCACGGATTGCAGATGGACATCAGTCTGCTGATACAGGGTTTGTAATGTGCGCTGACCAATTGCATTAGCTGGAGAAAGTCTCCCTCTAGCTTTGGCAGACTGGCGTCAGTCACTTCTGTAAGAGTTGCTGCAATAAGGGTTTTAGCTGGTTTCAGTTCCCCAATCGCCAGTGTGTGAGAACTTCACCAGAAAAACACTGAGGTAAACACAGGGTGAACTGGGCGAAACTTACACATCAGTCCATTCACTTCTCTACTGATTCAACTGATTTTAGGGATGAACCCTCGGTCAGACTCAGTGGCGTTGTCCAATCACTGTGGCCCCGAATGTTTCAAGCCTAACCCTGAGGATTTTCCTCCTGAAAACAGAGGTGTTTATATCAAGACAACAGACATATTGTGTAATAGAGTGGACCTTGACTTGAAAACAGAGGTGTTTATAACAAGACAACAGACAGATTGTGTAATAGAGTGGACCTTGACTTGAAAACAGAGGTGTTTATATCAAGACAACAGACAGATTGTGTAATAGAGTGGACCTTGACTTGAAAACAGAGGTGTTTATATCAAGACAACAGACAGATTGTGTAATAGAGTGGACCTTGACTTGAAAACAGAGGTGTTTATATCaagacaacagacagactgtgtaATAGAGTGGACCTTGACTTGTAGCGTCCAAACGAGGGCTCAGTAATCAAGCGCTGCCCAGGGCACACAGTTAGAAGACATGCGCTCCAACATGAAAAGCTCTGgttataaaaacacaaaaaaacaatctaGCCTTCTTGACTATTTCAGGAAGAAAACCCAAGGTATATCATTGAGTGTAGGTAAGACGCAATGTTTCAAATTATGTTGATGCCCCCCAAAAATGTACTGACTTGACTTTATAACAACCCAAGCTTGATGGCCCTTACATCAGTAATTAGCCTACAGTGAACTGAAAGCCAAGTCTGTCAAGTGAAggtctctttccccctcccctctctctctctctctcacactctgtctctctctctctctttctctctctctcgttgacATGACCATAAgaaacagtattgccaaagaaCACTAGGAAAAAGACAcaagacacatacatataggctatatagGGATAAAAAATACCTCCCCAACAAACCGATGCTCccttcaaagaaaaaaaaaaaaagcctctggAAAACTTGACTTAGCCCCTGATCTTTTTTAGCTAGAAACTCCTCTACTTCGACTGGACACCATCATTCTTGAGTGAATGAACAACATATTCAAtatttagattcagatttaaagGCCAGTTCACTTTTTGTCAAACtgagctaattgctcctcacgctCCCTTCGCTGTGCATTCtatgtgtgcactcaaaaaactCCGGTGTTCGTGCACAGTCCTGACTCCATaaataagaaacaaacaaagtggctcacaCCAAGACATACGCCAACCAGACCacaaaccagccaatcagaccaAGACATACGCCAACCAGACCacaaaccagccaatcagaccaAGACATACGCCAACCAGACCacaaaccagccaatcagaccaAGACATACGCCAACCAGACCccaaaccagccaatcagaccaAGACATACGCCAACCAGACCacaaaccagccaatcagaccaAGACATACGCCAACCAGACCacaaatcagccaatcagaccaAGACATACGCCAACCAGACCacaaaccagccaatcagaccaAGACATACGCCAACCAGATCacaaaccagccaatcagaccaAGGCATACGCCAACCAGACCacaaaccagccaatcagaccaAGACATACGCCAATCAGACCacaaaccagccaatcagaccaAGACATACGCCAACCAGACCccaaaccagccaatcagaccaAGACATACGCCAACCAGACCacaaaccagccaatcagaccaAGACATACGCCAACCAGACCacaaaccagccaatcagacaaAGACATACGCCAACCAGACCacaaaccagccaatcagacaaAGACATACGCCAACCAGACCacaaaccagccaatcagaccaAGACATACGCCAACCAGACcacaaccagccaatcagaccaAGACATACGCCAACCAGACCacaaaccagccaatcagacaaAGACATACGCCAACCAGACCacaaaccagccaatcagaccaAGACATACGCCAACCAGACCacaaaccagccaatcagacaaAGACATACGCCAACCAGACCACAAACCAGGCAATCAGACCAAGACATACGCCAACCAGACCAcaaaccagccaatcaacagcaATGAGTGCTCTTGCCCATCACATCAAGCATGGAAGGAgtgggtgtatttgattggttgttgagctcGAATATCAACACTTTTTTCACCTGGATTGAGGACCCTACCTTTAAGGATGAACCCTTGTCCACATTGGAACacattatttataaatatgAATTTATAAACGTATACATTCAGCTGATCTAAATTCATGAACACAGTGAATCCCTATATTTTGACTTACCACagttgtccactagatggcagacTGTGCACTGATTTGGCACAAGGGTGATCAGCTGAATGCTCAAGTCAGCTCTGTAACACCATTACTACACAATATGTCTATGGTGTAACAAACTATGATCCTTATCacaatcattgtgtgtgtgtgtgtgt encodes the following:
- the LOC105907313 gene encoding uncharacterized protein LOC105907313 codes for the protein MAIPTLLQKTVVLLLSLAVATSAVHLTGNLALEAPTFQSSTYGGFAQHAVDGRKDTTFDYGSCTHTNTQTNPWWRVDLSRPYNITMVTITNRGDCCEQRINGAQIRIGNSLENDGNNNTLASLVESIGRGQPKSFRFDPLEGRYVNIFLPGKHKILTLCEVNVFAGDEEDLAVLRQATQSSTYATSSFSKFAVDGDRNPNYHSKGCAHSTREDNPWWRVDLLKSYEITRVTITNRRDCCSDRIRGAEIHIGDSLDNHGNSNTLAAVVQSIPPGATKSFDFKPTRGHYVNVFLPGKETYLQLCEVEVYAIVDRNVAPKGRATQSSLILGEMSSFGHALNAIDGNPNPDLRKGSCSMTDRETDPWWRVDLHERYRVSSVTLTNPKTGSPKGLNGVHIRIGDSTNAKENPLCAKVTFVPLGETVRFDCTEAKEGQFVTVVLLGQGRSLSLCEVEVFGTPVTTYESNRDT